GCGACTGCGATGGCTTTGTTCATTTTGTTTTTCACGTCTGAACCGGATCACCGGTTTTGGGGCCGTGAACCTGATGATTCATCGGCATCAACCGTTCGTTACTTAAGTGATCCAGCAACTCTGCTAAACACGCCTGGAGTTCTAACAGAGATGGAGACAATGGCTCTACCGTGGGCCACGTAATTCGGGATAGGGGGAAGGCTTGTCTTATTTTGTCGTTCAAGCGGGGATTTCAGAAGTCAAAATCGAGAACAATGAGGATAACAGGCTCGAGAAGAGGAAGGACTTCAGCGGGTTCGCTTTCCCTCTAGCCTACGGTCTGGCGGAATGTTACAACGTCCGCCCATGCATCGTCTGAAACAGAAACTGTTGTTGTGCGGACTGCTGGCGTTCACGCTGGCGGCGGGCAGCGGCTGTTCCGTTAAGAAGATGGCCATCAACAAGCTGGGCGATGCTCTAGCCGGTGGCGGGACGACTTTCTCCAGTGATGACGATCCGGAACTGGTGAAGAGCGCGGTGCCGTTCAGTCTCAAATTGATCGAGAGTCTGCTGGCGGAATCACCGGAGCATGAGGGGCTGTTGCTCGCCGCTGCGAGCGGCTTCACGCAATACGGTTACGCCTTCGTCCAGCAAGAAGCGGATGAGGTGGAGGAAGATAACCTCATGCGTTCACGCGAGTTGCGGGCGCGGGCGCAGAAGCTGTATCGCCGGGCGCGGGATTACGGTTTGCGCGGCTTGGAGGTGCGGCACGAAGGCATCACGGCAGCACTGAAACAAGACCCGAAGAGCGCGGTGGCGGTGCTGACGAAGAAGGACGTCGCGCTGATGTATTGGACGGCCGCCTCGTGGGGCTCGCTGATCTCGCAATCGAAAGACCAGCCGGACATCGTCTCGCAACAACCGATCGTAGAAGCGTTGTTTGATCGCGCGCTCGCTCTGGATGAGACGTTCGAGTCTGGTGCGTTGCATTCGGCGATGATTTCCTACGAACTTTCCCGGCAAGGCGCCGAGGGCAAGCCAGCCGAGCGCGCACGGAAGCATTTCGCTCGCGCCATTGAACTTTCGAAAGGCCAACAGGCCGGGCCTTACCTCTCGCTCGCCGAAGGCGTGAGCTTGCAGGAGCAGAACGGCAAAGAATTCAAGGCGCTCCTCGAAAAAGCGCTCGCTGTAGATGTGGATGCCAAACCGGAATGGCGTCTGGCCAATCTCGTCATGCAACGCCGGGCGCGCTGGCTGCTGGGCCGCATGGACGACCTGATCATCCCTGAATTGCCTCCAACTGAAACGAAGCCATGAAGTTGAACCGTCGCAAAATGTTGAGCTCGGCGCTGGCCGCCGTCGCTGTCACGTCACTGAATCCTGCCGCCCTGCTCGCGCAGGATAAGAAGGTGAATGTGCGCCTCGGCACACTGGTGCCGAAAGGCACGTCATTTCACACGACGCTGCAGGAGATGGGGGATCAATGGCAGAAGGCTTCCGTCGGCAATGTGCGCCTGACGCTCTATACCGATGGCACGATGGGCGGCGAGGCTGACATGGTGCGCCGGATGCGTGTGGGCCAGCTCAACGCCGCGCTGCTCTCAGCACCTGGCCTGGCGACGATCGAGGATTCCGTCCGCGCCTTGCAACTGATGCCGATGATGTTCGCCTCGCTGGAGGAGTTTGACTACGTGCGGTCCAAGCTGGAGGCGGGATTGGAAAAGAAGTTCTTGGACAAGGGTTTTGTGGTGCTCTACTGGGGCGATGCGGGATGGGTGCATTTCTTCTCGAAATTCCCGGCGACGAAACCGGATGACTTCAAGAAGGGCAAGATGTTCGTGTGGTCCGGGGACAAAGACAGCATCGGCATCATGAAGGCCATCGGCATCAACGCCATCCCGCTGGAGCAGACGGACATCCTGACCGGCCTGCAAACGGGCTTGATCGACTCCGTTCCCTCCGTGCCGTTCTATGCGCTCGCGGGACAGTTTGACAAGCCCGCGCCGCACATGCTCGCCGTGAACTGGGTGCCGCTGGTCGGTGCCACTGTCATCACCAAAAAGACCTGGGATGAGATTCCGGCCAACGTGCAGGCGCAGTTGAAGAAATCCGCGCTGGAGGCTGGCACCAAGATCAAAAAACGCAGCCGTGAGGAGGCGCTGGAATCCATCGCCGCGATGGAGAAGCGCGGCCTCAAAGTCACGAAGCTGACTCCCGAAACGCAAACGGAGTGGAACAAGTTCGCCGAGTCGGTCTATCCGCAGATCCGCGGGAAGATCGTCCCGGCCGAAATGTTCGATGAAGTGCAGAAGCTGGTGAAGGAATATCGTGCAAGCAAAGGTGCGGGCCAATGAGCGAAGCCGCCGCTGCAGCCGCCCCGTCTCCTGTGACTCCGCTGCAACGCGTCGGCGCGTTCCTGCGTGGTACCGAGAACTGGATACTGACCCTGGCTCTCGGGGTCATGATGCTGCTGCCGTTGATCGAGATGGGGTTGCGCAAGGCTGGGCACACCGGTCTGGCAGGCACGAACTCCATCGTCCAGCATCTCACCTTGGTGCTGGGTATGCTCGGAGGTGCGGTCGCAGCTCGTGAGGCGAGATTGCTTGCGATGTCTTCCGCCAACACCTTCTTCAAAGGGCGGATGAAGGATGTCGCCGGCATCTTCAGCGGTGCCATGGCCATGGTCATCACCGTGTTTCTCAGTGTGGCCGGCTGGCAATTCGTCCAGAGTACCCGTGAAGCCGGTGAAAAATTGGCCTATGACATCCCGGCCTGGTCGGTGCAGCTCGTGATGCCGGTCGGTTTTGCCCTGATCGCGTGGCGTTTGTTGCGACACGCTTCGGACCGGTGGAAGGGCAGAGGCATCACGCTGGTCATCACCATCGCACTGGTGTGGCTGGCTTTGAAGCCGCCGGTGGAGCCGGAGAAGCTCGTCACCCCGGGCCTCACCGTTTTGTTGCTGGCCACCATCTTGGGGGCGCCGGTGTTCGTCACCTTGGGTGGCGCAGCAGTAATTCTTTTTTGGGGCATGGATTTTCCCATCGCCTCGGTACCGTTGGACCACTACCGCCTCGTCACGAACCCATCGTTACCAGCCATTCCGTTGTTCACCCTGGCTGGATATTTCCTGGCGGAAGGCGGTGCCTCCAAGCGGCTCATCCGGGTCTTTCAATCCTTGTTCAGCCCGGTGCCGGGTGGTACGGCCATCGTTACTTGCGTGGCCTGCGCGTTCTTCACCACGTTCACTGGCGCTTCCGGCGTCACGATCCTGGCGCTCGGCGGTTTGCTGATGCCGGTGCTTATTGCGGAGAAGTATTCGGACAAGAATGCCCTCGGTCTCATCACCAGTGCCGGTGCGCTGGGCTCGCTCTTTCCGCCCTGCCTGCCGTTGTTTCTCTATGCCATCATCGCGGGCAATGCAGGCGCGGACATGCCGCTGGAGAGCATTTTCTTGGGCGGCCTCATCCCGGGTCTTTTGTTAGTGGCGGGCACTGCGGGATTGGGTGCCTGGCAGGGGCGTGGCGGCAGCAAGGAACGTCCGCCCTTCAATGGCAAGGAAGCCCGGGCTGCCTTGTGGGATGCCAAATGGGAACTGGCCATCCCGGTGATCGCGCTGGGCGGCATCTTTGGCGGCATCGCCACGGCGGTTGAAACCGCCGCCCTCACCGCCTTCTACGCTTTCTGTGTGGAGACGTTCATCTATAAAGATCTCAAGCTCACCAAGGATGTTCCGCGCGTGATGACGGAAGGCGGCCTGGTGGTAGGCGGTGTGTTGTTGATCCTGGGGGTGGCACTGGCCTTCACCAACTATCTGGTCACCAGCGAAGTGGCCACCGCCGCGCTGGATTGGGTGCAGGCCAATATCAAATCCGCCTTGCTCTTCCTCTTTGTGCTGAACCTCTTCCTGCTCGTCGTCGGTTGCCTCATGGATGTCTATTCCGCCATCATCGTGGTGGTGCCGTTGCTGGTGCCGATGGGCGAAGCTTTTGGCATCCATCCTGTCCACCTTGCCATCGTCTTCCTGGCGAACTTGGAACTGGGCTTCCTCACACCGCCCGTGGGCATGAATCTCTTTCTGGCCTCCTACCGCTTTGGCAAGCCGCTGCCGGAAGTGTATCGTGCAGTCGTGCCCATGCTCGTCGTGCGTTTCATCGTGGTGATGCTCATTACATATATGCCCTTCTTCACCACCTGGCTGCCGGATCTGATGAAGGAAAAGCCCAAGGTGGAACAGACAGTTGAAGCAGTGGCGGCACCTTGATTTCGAGTTACAATCTCCCTCCCAATTGTAATCGCGAGATCGGATGGATTTGCTATCCTGTCGCTGATTCATTCGGGAAACCGCGATAATCAGGCCAGGCCATGGCTACCAAGCTCGTCATCAAGCAAGACGCCAAGCTGAATCCGCACGTGCTCGATATGCGCCCGATCACCTGGGAGCAGCGCCGCGAGTGGTTTAAGCAAGGGTTGGTTTTTACCCTCTACTGGTGGTGGGGCTTTTCGATTTTGTTGTTCAACTTCTGGATTAAAGACGAGGTTATAAGCTGGGGGATGATCTTGGCCTGTTTGGTGGTCGTGCCACTCTTTTTTGGCGCGGGCATCGCTGGCATACTCGAATTGAGGCTGCGTTTAGAGCGCAGGGTTTCTCGGACTCTCTCTATTTCTACCGGCCATCCAGTGGTGTATTCGGGAGAGATGCGCTTCTCCTGGGAAAATATCGAAGGCTGGCATTTCTCGTCTTTGAATGATGGTTCGGGGTATCAAAAACTGACGATACTTAGCCACCGCAATTCACATCGCAGCGATCCACGGCTCAGATACCTCAAGCAGTGGAGCCTTATCATAACCGACTACACACAAGTGGAAGCGCTCAAATCTTTGCTGCAACAGGCGGAGAAGGACGGCAAACCGGGCACCCGCCTGCTCTCGATGCTGCCTCCGGCTTCTGAGCCGCGTAAACTATCGTGGGCCGGTATCAGTTCTATGGTGATTGGCATTACGGTGGCGATCCCCGCTTTGCTCGGGCTTATAGTCGGTTGTTTGATGCTCTTTAAGAAAAACGTCCTGTACCGTCGCGTAACGGATGCTTCGCACGGTGGGAATTTCGAAAGTGC
The genomic region above belongs to Verrucomicrobiia bacterium and contains:
- a CDS encoding TRAP transporter TatT component family protein, coding for MHRLKQKLLLCGLLAFTLAAGSGCSVKKMAINKLGDALAGGGTTFSSDDDPELVKSAVPFSLKLIESLLAESPEHEGLLLAAASGFTQYGYAFVQQEADEVEEDNLMRSRELRARAQKLYRRARDYGLRGLEVRHEGITAALKQDPKSAVAVLTKKDVALMYWTAASWGSLISQSKDQPDIVSQQPIVEALFDRALALDETFESGALHSAMISYELSRQGAEGKPAERARKHFARAIELSKGQQAGPYLSLAEGVSLQEQNGKEFKALLEKALAVDVDAKPEWRLANLVMQRRARWLLGRMDDLIIPELPPTETKP
- the dctP gene encoding TRAP transporter substrate-binding protein DctP, translating into MKLNRRKMLSSALAAVAVTSLNPAALLAQDKKVNVRLGTLVPKGTSFHTTLQEMGDQWQKASVGNVRLTLYTDGTMGGEADMVRRMRVGQLNAALLSAPGLATIEDSVRALQLMPMMFASLEEFDYVRSKLEAGLEKKFLDKGFVVLYWGDAGWVHFFSKFPATKPDDFKKGKMFVWSGDKDSIGIMKAIGINAIPLEQTDILTGLQTGLIDSVPSVPFYALAGQFDKPAPHMLAVNWVPLVGATVITKKTWDEIPANVQAQLKKSALEAGTKIKKRSREEALESIAAMEKRGLKVTKLTPETQTEWNKFAESVYPQIRGKIVPAEMFDEVQKLVKEYRASKGAGQ
- a CDS encoding TRAP transporter large permease subunit codes for the protein MSEAAAAAAPSPVTPLQRVGAFLRGTENWILTLALGVMMLLPLIEMGLRKAGHTGLAGTNSIVQHLTLVLGMLGGAVAAREARLLAMSSANTFFKGRMKDVAGIFSGAMAMVITVFLSVAGWQFVQSTREAGEKLAYDIPAWSVQLVMPVGFALIAWRLLRHASDRWKGRGITLVITIALVWLALKPPVEPEKLVTPGLTVLLLATILGAPVFVTLGGAAVILFWGMDFPIASVPLDHYRLVTNPSLPAIPLFTLAGYFLAEGGASKRLIRVFQSLFSPVPGGTAIVTCVACAFFTTFTGASGVTILALGGLLMPVLIAEKYSDKNALGLITSAGALGSLFPPCLPLFLYAIIAGNAGADMPLESIFLGGLIPGLLLVAGTAGLGAWQGRGGSKERPPFNGKEARAALWDAKWELAIPVIALGGIFGGIATAVETAALTAFYAFCVETFIYKDLKLTKDVPRVMTEGGLVVGGVLLILGVALAFTNYLVTSEVATAALDWVQANIKSALLFLFVLNLFLLVVGCLMDVYSAIIVVVPLLVPMGEAFGIHPVHLAIVFLANLELGFLTPPVGMNLFLASYRFGKPLPEVYRAVVPMLVVRFIVVMLITYMPFFTTWLPDLMKEKPKVEQTVEAVAAP